The sequence TGAactgggtggggggttgggggcaaGAGGGGATGGAAAGTGCCAGAGTGAAGTAAGGGAATGAGATGGCATAGTACTGCTGTTAACAATTGAGGGAATCTTTGGGGGAAATAATGGTCTGATTGCTTTATTTAATATAGGATAAACCCAAATATCAACCATTTTCCATAGCACTTCTGGATTAAAAATTTATGAAGTAAAAAGTATTAAAATAAATCAAAACATATTACACTTAAGGAAAGTATGTCATAAATTTCTTAATAAAAATAAACCAATTGTCGGTGGATCAAAAAGTACATGGACCATGTCAACACAGAAACAGCACAAAAACTACCCAGAACTTGGCACTAAACAGGTTGTATTATTCTGTGAGACCATAAGGCAAGTGTGGAGAATTAAAATGCTGTTCAAATGCATTAAAAGAAAACGAGAAACCCAAAAGCCCATTGAGTAGGACATCCCCACAAAATTTCAAAGGGTTAAGCAAcaaaatagaaagaaagaaaatTGCCTTTTTATAGAGCATTTCACATCCTTGGGGTGTTCCAAAGGACTTCACATCTCATCCATTACTTTGAAGTTAGGTAGACAATCACAGCAGCCATTctgcacacagaaagatcccacagacagcaatgagattaatgagcAGTTACGTCAGTTttggtggtgttagttgagggataaatattttcaAGACACTAGGAAAACTCTGTTGTTCTTCACTGATAATGCAAAGGGATCTattatattcacctgagagggcagacagggcgtcaatttaacatctcatccaagagatGGTACCTGCATCAGTGCATCAGTAGTGCCCTGAAatgtcagcctacattatgtgctcaaTCCTGCAGTAGGTCATAAATGCACTTCCTTCTGAAGGAGTTTGTTCTATCCCTGATTGAGGGTTTTGTGATGAAGATGTTGCATGGAAAAAAGATGAAAACAAACTAATGCAATTATTGGGTTAAAGAAAATAAAGCAAAATGTTGCTTAAAATGCATAAAACAGGACTGTACTATCACAGAATATGTAATGAATAATACTTCAACATTATGCTGAGACAGTAAGATCCCACACTGCTAGAGAGGAACTGAATTCAAAGGGAGTATGATCAGGGAATTGGGACTACGATCAAGGATTGTAGAACTCTCCTTGGTGAGTGTTGTTAGACTGTTCTGTCATGTGGAGTGCATCGGAAACAAGCCGAATTCTGTCACCCACCCTCCTCTGCAAACATATGCATTTAATCACAGGTCACTGGGTAATTTTCAACATCCAACACCTGGGCTGTGACCTTACATAAACTTTTAAGCAAAATTAAAACCCATGAGATTAAAGGAACAGTGGCattgtggatacaaaattgcctaaAGGACAGAAAGTAGATAGcagtggtgaacagttgcttttcagactggagggaaggatGTAGTGATATTCCCCAGAGTTCGGTTTTAGGACCACCGCTCTTTTTAATATAAATTCATGACCTGGAGTTGGGTACACAAGGCAATATattacaaagtttgcagatgacacgaaatgtAGTAAACGATGGGGAGAATAGTAACAGACTCCAGGTGGGCATAGACAGGCTGGCGAactgggcagatacatggcagaagtgtgacgtgattcttgaaggtaggaagaatgaggagagacaatataaactaaattacACAATTTTAGAGGGGGTGCAAGAACATAGAGACCTgcgggtacatgtgcacaaatctagGAAGCTGGCAggtcaagttgagaaggctgttaaaaaccaTATGAGCTACTTGGTTTTattcatagaatacaaaagcaaggaagttttgctaaacctatataaaacactaggtaggccctagctggagtattgtgttcaattcttggcatcacactttaggaaggatgtcaaggccttagggaggatacagaagaggtttattagAGCGGTacggggtgagggacttcagttacgtggagaggttggagaaactggggctgttcttagAACAGAGAAGTTTAAGAGCACCTTCACAGTCCACCTCCAACTCCTCCCTTCCCTTCATTGACTTTTCTATCTctgtttctggggataggctatcgacCAATATGCAGTATATGCACagagggtcaggcagcatctgtggatagagaaacagagttaacaggcaggATTTTCTCCGCGGGCTTCTGGACTATCAAATCGGGATCAGAGACCTGCACTGTGTACCGAACAGTCTCTATGATTTTTCCCaagttggccaattagtggccagaggcggGCTCACCGTCCAATTAAGAACAGCGGGCAGGCTCTCCAAGCTGGAGGATcaaaggaggccctccagcattgaAGAAACATCAGGATGGCATTGCAGGTAGGTACAGGATGCCCTAAAATGGAGGCATCCTCTCTACAACTTTTTcaaattttaaataaaaaatagAATCAGCAGCCTGACCACCactgtgaggaggggggggggggaaacccctccacaggacggCCAGTGTGACCACCATTGTGagggggaacccctccacaggacAGCCTGTGTGACAACCATTGTGAGGGGGAACCCCTCCAAGGGACAGCCAGTGTGACCACCACTGTGAGGGGAACCCCCTCCACAGGACAGCCTGTGTAACAACCATTGTGAGGGTAAACCCCTCCAAGGGACAGCCAGTGTGACCACCACTGTGAGGGGTAACCCCTCCACAGGACAGCCTGTGTAACAACCATTGTGAGGTGGAACCCCTCCAAGGGACAGCCAGTGTGACCACCACTGTGAGGGGAACCCCCTCCACAGAACAGCCAGTGTGACCACCATTGTGAGGGGAATCCCCTCCACAGGACAGCCTGTGTGACCACCATTGTGAGGGGAATCCCTCCACAGGACAGCCTGTGTGACCACCATTGTGAGGGGGAACCCCTCCAAGGGACAGCCTGTGTGACCACCATTGTGAGGGGaatccctccacaggatggccagtGTGACCACCATTGTGAGGGGGAACCCCTCCGCAGGACAGCCTGTGAGACCAGCATTGTGAGGTGaatcccctccacaggatggccagtATGACCAACATTGTGAGGGGGTCCCCTCCACAGGACAGCCAGTGTGACCACCATTGAGagggggaacccctccacaggacAGCCTGTGTGACCAGCATTCTGAGGGGaatcccctccacaggatggccagtGTGACCAACATTGTGAGGGGGTCCCCTCCACAGGACAGCCAGTGTGACCACCATTGAGagggggaacccctccacaggacAGCCTGTGTAACAACCATTGTGAGCGGGAACCCCTCCAAGGGACAGCCTGTGTGACCACCATtgtgaggggaaacccctccacaggatagCCAGTGTGACCACCATTGTGAGGGGGAACCCCTCCGCAGGACAGCCTGTGTGACAACCATTGGGAGGGGGAACCCTTCCACAGGACAGCCTGTGTGACCACCATTGTGAGGGGAATCCCCTCCGCAGGACAGCCAGTGTGACCACCATTGGGAGGGGGAACCCTTCCACAGGACAGCCTGTGTGACCACCATTGTGAGGGGAATCCCCTCCGCAGGACAGCCTGTGTGACCACCATTGTGAGGGGaatcccctccacaggatggccagtGTGACCACCATTGTGAGGGGAATCCCCTCCGCAGGACAGCCTGTGTGACAACCATTGGGAGGGGGAACCCTTCCACAGGACAGCCTGTGTGACCACCATTGTGAGGGGAATCCCCTCCGCAGGACAGCCAGTGTGACCACCATTGGGAGGGGGAACCCTTCCACAGGACAGCCTGTGTGACCACCATTGTGAGGGGAATCCCCTCCGCAGGACAGCCTGTGTGACAACCATTGGGAGGGGGAACCCTTCCACAGGACAGCCTGTGTGACCACCATTGTGAGGGGGAACCCTTCCACAGGACAGCCTGTGTGACCACCATTGTGAGGAGAATCCCCTCCACAAGATGGCCAGTGTGACCACCATTGTGAGGGGAATCCCCTCCACAGGACAGCCTGTGTGACCACCATTGTGAGGGGGAACCCTTCCACAGGACAGCCAGTGTGACCACCATTGTGAGGGGAATCCCCTCCACAGGACAGCCTGTGTGACCACCATTGTGAGGGGaatcccctccacaggatggccagtGTGACCACCATTGTGAGGGGAATCCCCTCCACAGGACAGCCTGTGTGACCACCATTGTGAGGGGaatcccctccacaggatggccagtGTGACCACCATTGTGagggggaacccctccacaggacAGCCAGTGTGACCACCATTGTGagggggaacccctccacaggacagcctgtggctgcagctgaagccaggcaggcagggagggcctctaggcctgcctgaagctctgcccgccccccacccccacgccccccaCAGTCTGCAGCTGGgatgctgcctccaggcagctacacTGTTCCCTGCTGCCTCTGGGgatctggaggccgactggaaaatcccagttggcctctgacATTAGGCTTTAATAGGCCTTTAATTAATTCAATTAGCTACATGCCGCTTGTGGATGGGTAGCCCTGCTGTCCTCACCCTCCccccttccaccacctcccccacacctATCACTCCTCTGGGAAAACGGTCTGTGGTGGGATGGAACCAGGGAACTGGCATGCCGGCTAGCAGCATGAAATTCTGTGCCCACCCATCTCCATGCCCAGCCCCATTcgggcctaaaaattcagccccatatttcaggtcgatgacatttcatcagaactgatgaacatctgatgaagggtcatcgacctgaaaacattagctctgtttctctctccacagatgctgcctgacctactgtttttatttcagatttccagcactggcagtattttgtttttgtattgatgTACTATAAGCTCACTGGACCCTgaagctaccttgattacacttcttcccaccctgcttcctgtaTGGACTCCATTACATTATctcaagaaaacaaccccagcctatccaatctttcttcacagctaaaattctccaatcctggaaACATCCTCACAAATATCCTCTATACCCTCTCaaatgtgatcacatccttcctgtcatgcggtaaccagaactgtatgcagtactctagctgtggcctaactagtgttttatacagttccagcagaacctccctgctcctctactctatgcctcggctaataaaagaaagtatcccatatgccttcttgaccatctttTCTATCTGTCCTGctagcttcagggatctgtgatcATGTACTCAAAGGTCTCTTtgctcctctacacttttcagtatccactcattgtgtattccattgccttATTTTCTCTCtccaattgcattacctcacacttatcttgattgaattccatttgccacttttctgtccacctgaccagtccattgatatcttcctgcagtcttcattgctaTCAATCACATGATCAAGGGTGAGGAACTTACAGGTTTACAGACAAAAGTTGGGGGTGGATGGGGCGGGACTAACCACGACtggtctttcaaagagctagcactggcacaacaggctgaatggcctctttctgtcgtGTAAGTTTCCTGTGATtctatgaagggtcagtaaccagacaaTACACATTTAAAGTGTTAGACAAGAGAGTTAGAGGCGACATGAGAgtgtttttttaatgcagcgagttgttatgatctggaatgctctgcctaagagtaacttttaaaaggggattggaaaaatacttgaagggaaaaaaattgcagggccatggtgaaagagcagaagaaagaaagaCAGCCTGATatctatataatgcctttcacaaccttagattGTCCCAAACTGTTTTACAGCCAGTaaagtactgttgtaatgtaggaaatgtggcagccaatttgtgcacagcaaactcccacaaacagtaatgtgataatgaccagataatctattattgtgatgttagttgaaggtataaatattggccaggacaccagggataaaattggatagccctttcaaagagccagcacaggtgtgatgggctgaatggcctcctcctatgctgtatcattctgtgattgtaTAATTCAATTAATGAATCCCATTCCCATTGTAGAATCAGCCCAATTTTCATCACATTGTTCCACTCCTCCAGGTTACCACCCATGTAGTGAAGTTGAAAAGTACCCTCAATGGAGCAGAAACACGAGTTGATTTTTTTCCTTCTCCCTAGTCCAAGGGTGCTGAGGTAAATTGTTGTACCTCTACTGGTGATTGGCTAACAGCTAAGACCAATGAATCAAACCTAAAACCTTCCTGGTCAGTATGGTTCAGTTCTAGTGGACAGTGTACTTACCAACGGAACCATCAAGAAACCCCTGCAAATAGAATTCTTGTGGACAATAGGCATGTGAAGGACAGTGTGACAAGATATTAAAATGTCTTAAAAGTATGTGCAAAATGTCAGCTATGTTTACCAGCCTGATAACAGTCACTGCTCTGTAAAATAAttctttggggggaattttatggaggtgacGGGGCTCTTGTCCACCTGCTGGAGAACCACTGAGAGACCCCAATTGCgtcctttggggaaggcctgctGTATGACGGCCAATCAGGCAATTAACAGAATACCAGCGGGTCTTTTCTGGAATCAGAACCCTGGGGGTGGGAAGTCCCGTCTGTCGAGAACTGGTGGCCAAtccgaggccggcagctcttttgtTCAGCAACACAACCGGGAAGGCGGTGGCTGCTGGTGGAACAACGCCCACTGGAGGCCCAGGATTGCAGAgtgacccaggccagaggtaagtgatggtgGGAGGGGTCACAAGGGAGTGGGTGTATGGGGATCGGCAGTAAGGGTGGATGGGATGGCTCTCAGAGGGCCCCCTTTCCCGATGCCAGGTACCTCGAACAGGCACggagtgccttagactgagggaaccccaccaccctccctccccctggaGACCACAGGCAACCCCACAAGGATTTGCATGCATGGAGACAGGCTCGCCCGCCACTGGGTTAATACCTGCAGCAGCCGGAAGAGGCCCTTATTGGGCATTAATTGCAACTAAAGGCCCTCAATTGGCGGGCCTTCCTGCCGCTGACCTAATTGGGGTaaaggtgggaaggtggcggggtccctatGTGCTACCATCTCGCCCAATTAAATGTCTTCCTACCACCAAACTTGCcacaggggacagcataaaatacCACCCACTGTGTGTGAAGTAGTTTGAGACATTTCCGAGAGATGCAATCAAACGCTAAATTGACTTAAGTGAATTAGTTCTTTTGTAAGTTCATTCATCCATTAAAGGAATACGGTGGCCATGATTTTTCTAACAACTAACCTCTatgtaatatatttgcatggataaggattggttagctaacaggaattaGAGAACAGGGATAAactggtcattttcgggttggcaggatgtgactagtggagtaccgcaaagatcttggagcctcaactatttacaatctacatcaatgacttgaatgaagggaccgaatgtatggttgctaaaattgcagatgacacaaagatagaaagGAAGGTCAGTTGGCAAGAGgatataaagagtctacaaagggatacagataggataagtgagtgggcaaaaatttggctgatggagtattatgtgggaaaatctGAACTTGCTTACTTGGGgagaacagaaaaacagaatattatttaatggagagagaatgcagaactctgtggtacagagggatctggttgtcctggtaaatgaatcacaaaaagtttgcatgcaggtgcagcaagtgattaggaaggaaaatggaatgatgTTATTGTTGCATGGGAATCGAATTTAAAAGTAATGAagttttgctgcagctgtacagggccttagtgagatcctatctggagtactgtgatcagttttggtctcctcacttaaaaagggataaaattgcattagaagcagttcagagaaagttcacttgactgattcctgggatgaagtagGTTGAGCAGGATGGGCCTAAACCAttggaagtttagaagaatgagagatgatcttactaaagcatataagatcctgaggggacttgacagggtggatgccagAAGGATGCTTCCActtatgggcgagactagaactaggggatacagtttaaaaataaggggtctcccctttaagatggagatgaggagaaattcgtttctctcagagggtcgttagtctgtggaattcgcttcctcagagATCAGTAGAGACTGGGTCAGtgaatatattcaagcctgagttagacatattcttgatagacaagggaatcaaatgttatggggtggggggggtgggtggggggcagaagggaaagtggaattgaggccacattcagatcagccatgatcttatcaaatggcggagaaggctcgaggagcTTCTAATTTATATGCTCGTGTATATGCTCGTATGTTCTGTCAAGGATGAATAGTCTTTTTAAAGAATTAGTTCTTTAATTGGCAAAACTCCAATTGTCAACAATTTAAGTAATGGTTTCTCCTGCTTGGGATTAGAGGGTAGGTTTTACGAATCAGTGCAGACCATCGCATGACAGGAATGCACATTGGGAATTCAGAGCTGAGGGTCCGCTCAACTAATTTATGGCCCGGAGAGATTTTTCATTCACCTCAATGGGTGGGAATTCATATTTGAGCATAGAATGAATGGAAAATCATACAGCCAGAAATTGGGCCTGCTGATCTCAGTGCCTGAATTTCCAGTATGCTCTGTTGTGAATCTCTGCTCTGGAAGTGATGATTCATAGAATTTACTCCTAGAAGCTTTAAAATGAACTGCAAATTGAAGACTGAATAACAATATAGTCATGAGAGGACTTGCATCAAATGCTCTGAGTTACTCTATGTAGGTTTGATGTGTGATCACGGTAACCCTGTAGGATCAGGGCCCTGCAAATTACTTCAAAGGGTGTCTTCGAAACTCGTGAAGGAAATGCCCTAAAAAGTAACTTTAGTTTGAAAGCTGACCACACAAAATGCAGCTCAGTTGCCAAACTGAATGCTGGTAAAAGGCTTTTAACTAAGACAGGTTCTCAGCTAGTTCAAATCATCACCAAGACTTTTGTCCATTGAGTTCCCCAGATAATTTGGACATTAAAAGCTTTTTAGTCAAAGGCCATAAACTAATTAAAGCGATAAAATCTCTAGGTTAATTCTACCAGGAAGGTGTGAGTTTACAAAAAAACTCTTGAGACATGCAAGACTGATAGGGAAGGTTCCAATAATCATAGACACAAATTTTAGAGGGTCTGATTTTAACTCTAAGTAAATGGATGGGTTTTAAAATCTTGCCCTCGTCTTGCTGGAGATAAAGTCATGTTCTAGTGACTCAATGGCAGCCACAGGATTCAGGTTTTATAGGCAGAAGTGGGGCAAAACCATCTGGCACCAGTGTCATCCTGATCGGTTAAGTGACTGTAGGGAGATCGCCCCTGGAAAGTAAGACATAAAAATAGAGGATTCTGCACCCCTCAGTGATAAGCAACTGAAAGTCAGTAGTAGTGAACAGTGGTAGACAGTCTGTAATAATCTGTATCTAGAGAGTAAGCTTGAGAGGCAGAGAATATTGCTGGAGAGAGAAGAGACTGAAGAATATAATGAAAGAATGGGTGGATGGGATGCAAATTATCAAGCTTGTCAGGTTGGCTTAGTTAATAGGATTCTCATCACTGGGTTAGAAAATTGTTGGTTCAAGCCCCGTACCAGCTTTAAGCTCATAATCTaggttaacactccagtgcagtaaagAGGTCTaggttaacactccagtgcagtaaagAGGTCTaggttaacactccagtgcagtaaagAGGTCTaggttaacactccagtgcagtaaagAAGGGATGCTCCATTGCCAGTggttctgtcttttggatgagatgatgaAAAGAGATCCTGTCTGTCAGTTCTCATTGTTCAggaggatgttaaagatcccatgataTGATTTGAAGGTGAACATGGAGTTGTGCTGGTGTAGGGCTTGAGAGTCCCCGGCGGAGTCTCACTTAGGTTCGGAGCTGTACTCTAGATGTAACAGGAATGAGTAgctcaacaccaaataatgtgttGAAACAGTAATTTTATTAAgcaattattaaacaattattaatgataaaaaagaggaaagaaagataattttattaaaaagaaaggaaaagagtatagaaagacaaaaaaaacttaTAATGCAACTGCTATAacaccaaattagtctgttcacaacagctccctaaaatggtaccttcccccttggtacatacatTACCAAGTCACCGGACAACCTTGCATGGGGGTGGACTCTCCAGTCAGTTACTCCATTGGTGTCCCTTCCTCCGTAGCCTTCAGTGGATGACTAGTCCACTCCGGCTGCAGTCCCGAACATTGGATGCagtgcccctttaagtccaatttctggctccattcctgATTTCCGAGGTTTCCAttcagactttctcaaaacaaaCGTCCGgcaaccatgagtccttatcaaattcttctcacaggcactacgTGGCCGTTCAGGCTGTTGACAGGTactttgatggtgtctctcacctgtCATTATTAAAAAACTCCATCGTCTGATACCACCCCAAAATGAaccaccccatgtgcaaggttatccattgtcctggcttgtagttcaagggtcattGAATACCATACGAAATGATTTCTGTTTAAATAATGGGAGACAACTGTTATTTTTAAGAAGAAAAAAGACAGTAGTTCAGACAAAACAACAGCAGTGCATGGCCTGACCAGCATGAAAGCAAAAGGAAAAAGTTCTAAGGAAAAAACAAGTTAATACTATTGATTGCCATtaattacataattgattaattacttgattTAATCTGAgtacaatcacacttagttttaaatcaatgtctacaaagtaacctttaaaaattcactatAGGTTTAATACAGGTTTGCTTTAAAAGtcaaaagcaaagcaaaagcaaggcagaagtaaaatgcaaaaactagtggctgcaggcctcaggcctacacTGGCAAACATCCTTTCTGCAGCCAATACCATGTAAATTCTTTACCTGATCATTTGTTTGTTTGGAGCATTTCAGTTGCATGAATTATTGGAAAGAATGGGTTTGATATCCTAAAGATTCTTATTGCAAGTCAAAAGAGTGATTTTTAAAATCCATATGCATTTTTTTCCTTACAGCTGGGAATGATGTGATCCTGACAGTTATACAATCTCCAACTGATGTATCTGCAATGGAAGGAGACACAGTAACAATGACTTGTTGGATTAATAACTCAAGTAAGGACCGGAGAATAGAATGGATTAAAATCTTACCAGAGCAAAAGACAATAGTGCTCACCTGCAAAGGGAACACAACCAGGTTTGGCTCGAATTACACCAAAAGGACAAAACATTTCCTCAATGACACAGTTAGCACTCTGTCTATCTCCCACATAAACCTGAACGACACCGGGGTGTACTTGTGTGAAGTATTAATTGAGATTCCTCCACCGGTGTACAGAAAGTCTGGGAATGGGACTAATCTGCAGGTCCAAGGTACGTATTACTGAGTAAATGATTGTGTTTTGGCTGATAAAATTCAACCAAGTTGCATAGATAAGAAAATGATGGGAAAATGATAGGAAAAGACCCACTGGCCCATCTCGCCTATCCCAGAAAGTTGCAATTCTCTGATTCTCAATGCATCATGATACAGACACTCCCTACCCAGCATGGAATTTCCTTGGAGAAAAAACAGAGAATACCCCAGGCCAATTAGGGGGCAAATATCTTGAAAATTCCTCTCCAAGCATTTTCGGTGATTGAAACTAGTCCAGCAGACCGTAgaatcataacggcacagaaggaggccattcagctcctccagtccatgctggctctctctagagcaatccaatcaTTCGCATTCCCCGGCTCTAATCACGTAGTTCTGTATGTGTCTAtccaatttcctgatttatatgttAGGATACTGACCTCTCGTACAAGGTGATCTCCACCCCAACCAGAAACCGCTCCAACTCTTGCGTTAAGAAAAACAGTGCATTGCCTGTACGAGCCGACAACCTCTTCCACAGGTCCATTATTCTCACTTAGTAGTCCTTGTTCAAAGTACTTCCCTACTGAAAAAAATTTAAATTGGAAAACAGTCTAGTTTGACTGCTCTAAGTTTCATTATTGTAGCAAATTTAATAATACATGTATTTATTATTTCAGTTGTCAGCAAAGAAATTGCAGCATCTTCAAATGACAGTGCAACTGGTAAGTGACATCTTACTGATCACAATTACAAAGCCGTAGCGCTTTTTTAATCCTGTATTTTGATCTCTTCTGGATGCCTTGCAAGTTACAGGCCAAAAGCTTGTTTGCATCATGATGCTACAATTAGCCTCAGTAGGCCTCTTAGCTGTGAAACAGCGTAGTAAATACCAGCACTGGCTTCTGCTCCTGATTGCTACCCAGTGACTCCTGCTAGAAAGTGCATGTGCAAGTGTAAGAGGTTTTGACTCAACTGTGATGTCCACCCCTCACCGTCCTTACAAGGGCAATGCACAGCATACCAAATATATACTGTTTTCATTTTTTGAAGCTAAGATATGGGCAAGGTTTGGGCATTAGGTCTACTTTTACAGGTCTGGTAGTGGTTATTGTACCCAGAGGTCATAAGTTCAATTCCACCATAGCAAGTTGTGAAACTAAAttcaatgggctagattttatgcaCTCGCcgctgggagtggcggagggtgagAAAATGGCGCCCCGCACGTGCAGATTGTGCGCTGCCATGCCACCGCGATCTTCCTCGTGGCAGCCCACAATAATATGCTGGTCGGGcccacccctcccccgcccacACAATCACAATgctggcaatggtgtcagttgcctgtgcccaggcgctggtgccatttttaaagccctgccaactaattaaaatttttaaagctaTACTTCCCCCATTATACTGATTTAAAGCTGTTGCCCCTTTCCTACCCTCCAATAACagtaaaattaattatttgccctctccccccaaaagcaCTTAtcttccacacttgaccttcccccccaaaacaggtcaccctttcccaccatcccctatg comes from Heterodontus francisci isolate sHetFra1 chromosome 36, sHetFra1.hap1, whole genome shotgun sequence and encodes:
- the LOC137351404 gene encoding cytotoxic T-lymphocyte protein 4-like isoform X1; protein product: MDFFSKMLTFQFLLSIAGNDVILTVIQSPTDVSAMEGDTVTMTCWINNSSKDRRIEWIKILPEQKTIVLTCKGNTTRFGSNYTKRTKHFLNDTVSTLSISHINLNDTGVYLCEVLIEIPPPVYRKSGNGTNLQVQVVSKEIAASSNDSATADSTRWILISCVSSIALIVTVTTFFLARRLIKLKKEEPMYVNVKYRNKAGQNYWSTEAKKYTVSSSCGDLKTVELKCHSVAALK
- the LOC137351404 gene encoding cytotoxic T-lymphocyte protein 4-like isoform X2, which gives rise to MDFFSKMLTFQFLLSIAGNDVILTVIQSPTDVSAMEGDTVTMTCWINNSSKDRRIEWIKILPEQKTIVLTCKGNTTRFGSNYTKRTKHFLNDTVSTLSISHINLNDTGVYLCEVLIEIPPPVYRKSGNGTNLQVQVVSKEIAASSNDSATDSTRWILISCVSSIALIVTVTTFFLARRLIKLKKEEPMYVNVKYRNKAGQNYWSTEAKKYTVSSSCGDLKTVELKCHSVAALK